A stretch of DNA from Alistipes sp. ZOR0009:
CTTTTTATTGGGATATTCCCTTCGGTGGTGGTAAAGCTTATCATCTCGGTGGTAGCCATGTTTCCGCTGGTCGATGCTTCGGTGTACGCCATTGTACCCATGCTTACCTCTACCAGCACCATCTCCATTTTGGCGTTGGCCTTTGGTGGATTTATTGTTGTAATCCTATTTATTAGGAGTAAGGTGCAGCAGGATGTGGTGATTGCTCAGGGGCCAACGTGGGGCTGTGGCTATACCGCTGTCGATGCAAAGCAGCAGTACACCTCCACCTCGCACGCCGATAGCATGATGGCCATCAGCAAACCGCTGGTTAAGGTTACCAAAGATTTCGACCCGCTGGACAAAATGGAGTTTTTCCCTCACGATGGCAGCTTTAAAACGGGTAGCAACGATGTGTTCGAGGATCTTGTAACGGCGCGTCCTACCAACCGCCTTACCAAGCTGCTAAAGCAGGCGGCCATCCTCCAAACAGGGCTTATACAGCATTACGTGCTATACGCCATGCTCTTTATATTCGGAATTCTAGTGCTAACCTACTTCAATTTAATATAGATGGTTGGATTTATACTTATTATAATAGCGGCATTATTTTTCCCGGGGATAATTGCTCGCACCAAAAGTATTGCCTCGGGGCGTAAAGGTCCCAGCATTCTGCAGCCTATGCGCGATATATGGAAGCTGTTTCAGAAGGGAAGTGTTTACAGCACCACCACCAGCATAATCTTTAGGATGGCACCTACCATTGGCTTGGCCTGCGTGCTTACCTCCATGCTGGTTGTTCCTTTTGGTGGAGGCAAGGCCATTCTCTCCTTTCAGGGCGATGTGGTATTCTTTGCCTACCTGCTGGCGTTGGGGCGCTTCTTTATGATTATTGGCGCCTTAGATACGGGTAGCAGCTTCGAGGGGATGGGGGCCAACCGCGAAACGCTTTACGCGCTGCTGGTAGAGCCTGCCTTCTTTGTGATGCTGGGCGTACTTTCGCTGATGACGGGCTTCTCCTCGTTTACCAACATCTTTATGCACTTCAACACCGTTGGCGACTACTCCATACTGTTGGGTGTCTTGTTTGCCTACCTTATTATTCTCATTGCCATGGTGGAGAATAGCCGCCTGCCTGTTGACGACCCCAAAACCCACCTAGAGCTAACGATGGTTCACGAGGTTATGGTGCTCGACAATTCAGGATTCGACCTAGGGCTAATACATACCACCTCTGCGTTGAAGTTTGGTATCTTCTCCATGCTGCTGGCCAACCTGC
This window harbors:
- a CDS encoding respiratory chain complex I subunit 1 family protein, with product MVGFILIIIAALFFPGIIARTKSIASGRKGPSILQPMRDIWKLFQKGSVYSTTTSIIFRMAPTIGLACVLTSMLVVPFGGGKAILSFQGDVVFFAYLLALGRFFMIIGALDTGSSFEGMGANRETLYALLVEPAFFVMLGVLSLMTGFSSFTNIFMHFNTVGDYSILLGVLFAYLIILIAMVENSRLPVDDPKTHLELTMVHEVMVLDNSGFDLGLIHTTSALKFGIFSMLLANLLIPPTWKPIFQFLYFGVITVGFAVAVGILESFRARNKMGKNPQYLLTLIAIGLLGLMVALILLQKIA